One Streptomyces sp. ML-6 genomic region harbors:
- a CDS encoding NAD-dependent epimerase/dehydratase family protein, translated as MGKVVLVTGAARQLGGRFVRRIQRDPEVDRVIAVDAVEPGHPLGDAVFVPADIRQPAIARVLAEHAVDTVVHLDVSAKAVGTGGRTAVKETNVIGTMQLLGACQKSPSVRRLVVKSSTNVYGSAPRDPAVFTETTPPKSLPSGGFAKDVVEVEGYVRGFARRRPDVAVCVLRFANILGPQADSPLADYLALPVLPTVFGYDPRLQFVHEDDVVDVLGTASREPGRGTLNSGTFNIAGDGVLLLSQCSRRLGRPTMPLLLPAVTWVGQALRRVGMTDFSPEQIRLLTHGRVVSTVQMRETLGFHPRFSTAETFAEFARSQGPGLLPPGTVGRAVDALAAVPFAGTNGDVPGTTGAGDTVPAPSAR; from the coding sequence TTGGGGAAGGTCGTGCTGGTCACAGGAGCCGCCCGGCAGCTGGGGGGCCGCTTCGTGCGGCGCATCCAGCGTGATCCGGAAGTGGACCGGGTGATCGCCGTCGACGCGGTCGAGCCGGGACATCCGCTGGGCGACGCCGTTTTCGTGCCGGCGGACATCCGCCAGCCCGCGATCGCCAGGGTCCTCGCCGAGCACGCCGTCGACACGGTGGTGCATCTGGACGTCTCGGCGAAGGCGGTCGGCACGGGCGGCCGGACGGCGGTCAAGGAGACCAACGTCATCGGCACCATGCAGCTGCTCGGGGCCTGCCAGAAGTCGCCGAGCGTGCGGCGGCTGGTGGTCAAGTCGAGTACGAACGTGTACGGCTCGGCGCCCCGCGACCCGGCGGTCTTCACCGAGACGACCCCGCCCAAGTCCCTGCCCAGCGGGGGCTTCGCCAAGGACGTGGTGGAGGTCGAGGGGTACGTGCGCGGGTTCGCGCGCCGCCGGCCGGACGTCGCCGTGTGCGTGCTCAGGTTCGCGAACATCCTGGGGCCGCAGGCGGACTCGCCGCTCGCGGACTACCTCGCGCTGCCCGTGCTGCCGACGGTGTTCGGGTACGACCCGAGGCTCCAGTTCGTGCACGAGGACGACGTCGTGGACGTCCTGGGCACCGCCTCGCGCGAGCCGGGGCGCGGGACGCTGAACAGCGGCACGTTCAACATCGCCGGGGACGGGGTGCTGTTGCTCTCGCAGTGTTCGCGGCGGCTGGGGCGGCCGACGATGCCGTTGCTGCTGCCCGCGGTCACCTGGGTGGGCCAGGCGCTGCGCAGGGTCGGCATGACGGACTTCTCGCCGGAGCAGATCCGGCTGCTCACCCACGGCCGGGTGGTCTCCACCGTCCAGATGCGCGAGACCCTCGGTTTCCATCCCCGCTTCAGCACCGCGGAGACGTTCGCGGAGTTCGCGCGCAGCCAGGGTCCGGGCCTGCTGCCGCCGGGGACGGTGGGCAGGGCGGTCGACGCGCTGGCCGCCGTGCCGTTCGCCGGGACGAACGGCGATGTCCCGGGGACCACCGGGGCCGGCGACACCGTGCCGGCCCCCAGCGCCAGGTAG
- a CDS encoding DUF5667 domain-containing protein, which yields MIANVSAHRRANAFAQALEEQSVPGATAEQPDEPAEQADHGPLLALANGLGELPRPELDPEVKVVQRAQLVAAMEAMLTEGGASAGPTVPEQRTKGSHRASPLRKLRPRSRWTKGLAAGGLTVGVAAGAFGGVAAASSDALPGDSLYGLKRGMEDLHLGMTSGDTDRGKVYLDQASTRLNEARRLMERARSGDLDHEQLGEIRRTLNGMTHDATEGHRLLSSVYRRDGAIGPIQALDSFSRSHRESWSSLRDRLPVQLTDIGDQVNSVFDAMDEEIEPLQSLLPRTPGSDEDTRRSDTTERGTRPSRTAASTAPSSPEASRERTDDSTAPHPSGSGSASSDGLISGGTDGLFGTPPPGADPSSDGRTDVPPASDVTLPPLLPGLLPGLGINGEDAND from the coding sequence GTGATCGCAAACGTTTCGGCACACCGGCGGGCGAACGCCTTCGCCCAGGCCCTGGAGGAGCAGTCGGTCCCCGGGGCAACGGCCGAACAGCCCGATGAACCGGCCGAACAGGCCGACCACGGACCGCTGTTGGCCCTGGCGAACGGCCTCGGTGAGCTACCGCGGCCGGAGTTGGACCCCGAGGTCAAAGTGGTGCAGCGAGCCCAGCTCGTCGCCGCCATGGAAGCCATGCTCACCGAGGGCGGCGCGTCCGCGGGCCCTACGGTGCCCGAACAGCGCACGAAGGGGTCCCACCGGGCCTCCCCGCTCCGGAAATTGCGTCCCCGTTCCCGCTGGACGAAGGGTCTCGCGGCAGGCGGACTCACCGTCGGTGTGGCGGCGGGAGCCTTCGGCGGAGTGGCCGCTGCCAGTTCCGACGCCCTCCCGGGTGACTCGCTGTACGGGCTCAAGCGCGGCATGGAAGACCTCCACCTCGGCATGACCAGCGGCGACACCGACCGCGGCAAGGTCTACCTCGACCAGGCGTCGACCCGGCTCAACGAGGCCCGCCGGCTGATGGAGCGCGCCCGCTCCGGCGACCTGGACCACGAACAGCTCGGCGAGATCAGGCGCACGCTCAACGGCATGACGCACGACGCCACCGAGGGCCACCGCCTGCTCAGCTCGGTCTACCGGCGCGACGGCGCCATCGGCCCGATCCAGGCCCTCGACTCCTTCTCCCGCTCGCACCGCGAGAGCTGGAGCAGCCTGCGCGACCGGCTGCCCGTACAGCTCACGGACATCGGCGACCAGGTCAACTCGGTCTTCGACGCCATGGACGAAGAGATCGAACCGCTGCAGTCGCTGCTGCCCCGCACCCCGGGCAGCGACGAGGACACCCGGCGGTCGGACACCACCGAACGCGGCACGCGCCCCTCGCGCACGGCCGCCTCCACCGCCCCCTCCTCACCGGAAGCCTCCCGGGAGCGTACGGACGACAGCACCGCGCCCCACCCGTCCGGATCGGGCAGCGCCTCCTCCGACGGCCTGATCTCCGGCGGCACGGACGGCCTCTTCGGCACCCCGCCCCCGGGCGCCGACCCGTCCTCCGACGGCCGGACCGACGTCCCGCCCGCCTCGGACGTGACCCTGCCCCCGCTCCTCCCCGGCCTGCTCCCCGGCCTGGGGATCAACGGCGAGGACGCGAACGACTAG
- a CDS encoding glutamyl-tRNA reductase: protein MSLLVVGLSHRSAPVSVLERASLAADTRAKLLQDTLAAEPAVEATVLATCNRIELYADVDKFHAGVAELSTLLAQHSGVGLDELTPYLYVHYEDRAVHHLFSVACGLDSMVVGEGQILGQIKDALALGQELHTAGRLLNDLFQQALRVGKRAHSETGIDRAGQSLVTFGLEQLAAGADVTDWARGKRALVIGAGSMSSLAAATLARTGVAEIAVANRTRARADRLVEILGQPGGTGVTARAVEMAEISGELTRADIVVSCTGATGLVLTAEAVAGALGLAVEDADEKPAVVPAPAAAPEPAPDDDVDRHAAWVENGSSGSVRRAVRRATVPAQGTGPTRLALLDLAMPRDIDGAAGRLDGVRLVDIESLAEASADAPMAADVDQVRTIVSDEVAAFGAAQRAARITPTVVALRTMAAGVVAGEIARLDGRLPDLDEKQRAEITQTVRRVVDKLLHAPTVRVKQLASEPGGAGYADALRELFDLDPQTVAAVSRADLNDPNRGRS from the coding sequence ATGAGCCTTCTCGTCGTGGGACTGAGCCACCGCAGCGCCCCGGTGTCCGTGCTGGAGCGGGCCTCGCTGGCCGCCGACACCCGGGCCAAGCTGCTCCAGGACACCCTCGCCGCGGAGCCCGCGGTCGAGGCCACCGTCCTGGCCACCTGCAACCGCATCGAGCTGTACGCCGACGTGGACAAGTTCCACGCGGGCGTCGCCGAGCTGTCCACGCTGCTCGCCCAGCACAGCGGGGTCGGCCTGGACGAGCTCACTCCCTATCTCTATGTGCACTACGAGGACCGGGCCGTCCACCACCTCTTCTCGGTGGCGTGCGGGCTGGACTCGATGGTCGTCGGCGAGGGCCAGATCCTCGGCCAGATCAAGGACGCGCTGGCGCTGGGGCAGGAGCTGCACACCGCGGGCCGGCTGCTGAACGACCTGTTCCAGCAGGCCCTGCGGGTCGGCAAGCGCGCCCACAGCGAGACCGGGATCGACCGGGCCGGGCAGTCGCTGGTCACCTTCGGCCTCGAACAGCTCGCGGCCGGTGCGGACGTCACCGACTGGGCCCGGGGCAAGCGCGCCCTGGTGATCGGCGCGGGCTCGATGTCCTCGCTCGCCGCCGCCACCCTGGCCCGTACCGGCGTCGCCGAGATCGCCGTCGCCAACCGCACCCGGGCCCGCGCCGACCGGCTCGTCGAGATCCTGGGCCAGCCCGGTGGCACGGGCGTGACCGCCCGCGCCGTGGAGATGGCCGAGATCTCCGGGGAACTGACACGTGCCGACATCGTCGTCTCGTGCACCGGCGCGACCGGGCTCGTGCTGACCGCCGAGGCCGTCGCCGGGGCGCTCGGCCTGGCCGTCGAGGACGCCGACGAGAAGCCCGCCGTCGTACCGGCACCGGCCGCGGCGCCCGAGCCCGCCCCCGACGACGACGTCGACCGGCACGCCGCCTGGGTGGAGAACGGCAGCTCCGGCTCGGTGCGCCGGGCGGTCCGCCGGGCCACCGTGCCAGCCCAGGGCACCGGCCCCACGCGCCTGGCGCTGCTCGACCTCGCCATGCCGCGGGACATCGACGGCGCGGCCGGCCGGCTCGACGGGGTGCGCCTCGTCGACATCGAATCGCTCGCGGAGGCCTCGGCGGACGCCCCGATGGCCGCCGACGTGGACCAGGTGCGCACCATCGTCTCCGACGAGGTCGCCGCCTTCGGCGCCGCCCAGCGCGCCGCCCGCATCACCCCGACCGTCGTGGCGCTGCGCACGATGGCCGCCGGCGTGGTCGCGGGCGAGATCGCGCGGCTCGACGGACGCCTCCCCGATCTCGACGAGAAGCAACGCGCGGAGATCACGCAGACCGTGCGCCGCGTCGTCGACAAGCTCCTGCACGCGCCCACCGTGCGCGTCAAGCAGCTCGCCAGCGAGCCCGGCGGCGCCGGGTACGCCGACGCGCTGCGGGAACTCTTCGACCTCGACCCGCAGACGGTCGCAGC
- a CDS encoding acetoin utilization protein AcuC, with protein MSGRAQLMWDDAVTGYDFGESHPMDPVRLALTMGLVRALGLDGAVDVVAAKAAGDSTLRLVHREDYVAAVRAASADPERADQRYGLGTVDDPAFAGMHEVSALIAGQSVAAAEAVWRGETAHAVNFTGGLHHAMPGGAAGFCIYNDAALAIARMLELGAERIAYVDVDVHHGDGVQAAFWEDPRVLTVSLHEHPRTLFPQTGWPEETGSGAGEGSAVNVALPAGTGDAGWLRAFHAVVPELLADFRPQVVVSQHGADTHFEDPLAHLAVSLDAQRAVMAACHDLAHEYAQDGRWLALGGGGYAVVDVVPRSWTHLVGIAAHTPVDPETVIPSSWRDEVYARTRQLGPGRMTDGLVPSWKSWEEGYDPADRLDQAVLATRRAAFPLRGLLT; from the coding sequence ATGAGCGGCCGCGCACAGCTGATGTGGGATGACGCAGTAACGGGATACGACTTCGGGGAGAGCCACCCGATGGACCCCGTCAGGCTCGCCCTGACCATGGGGCTGGTCCGGGCCCTCGGGCTCGACGGCGCGGTGGACGTGGTGGCGGCCAAGGCCGCCGGGGACTCCACGCTGCGGCTGGTGCACCGCGAGGACTACGTGGCCGCGGTGCGGGCCGCGTCCGCGGACCCGGAGCGGGCCGACCAGCGCTACGGGCTGGGCACGGTGGACGATCCGGCGTTCGCCGGGATGCACGAGGTGTCGGCGCTGATCGCCGGGCAGTCGGTGGCGGCGGCCGAGGCGGTGTGGCGCGGGGAGACCGCGCACGCGGTGAACTTCACGGGCGGGCTGCACCACGCCATGCCGGGCGGTGCGGCAGGGTTCTGCATCTACAACGACGCGGCGCTCGCCATCGCGCGGATGCTGGAACTGGGCGCCGAGCGGATCGCGTACGTCGATGTGGACGTGCACCACGGCGACGGGGTGCAGGCGGCCTTCTGGGAGGACCCGCGGGTCCTGACCGTTTCGCTGCACGAACACCCGCGGACGCTGTTCCCGCAGACCGGCTGGCCGGAGGAGACCGGCTCCGGGGCGGGCGAGGGCAGTGCGGTCAACGTGGCGCTGCCGGCCGGTACCGGGGACGCGGGGTGGCTGCGGGCGTTCCACGCGGTGGTGCCGGAACTGCTGGCGGATTTCCGGCCGCAGGTGGTGGTGAGTCAGCACGGGGCCGATACGCACTTCGAGGACCCGCTCGCCCACCTCGCGGTGTCGCTGGACGCGCAGCGGGCGGTGATGGCGGCCTGTCACGACCTGGCCCACGAGTACGCGCAGGACGGGCGCTGGCTGGCGCTCGGCGGGGGCGGTTACGCGGTGGTCGACGTGGTGCCGCGGTCCTGGACGCATCTGGTGGGTATCGCCGCGCACACGCCGGTGGACCCGGAGACGGTGATCCCGTCGTCGTGGCGGGACGAGGTCTACGCCCGGACCCGGCAGTTGGGGCCGGGCCGGATGACGGACGGGCTCGTCCCCTCCTGGAAGTCGTGGGAGGAGGGGTACGACCCCGCGGACCGGCTGGACCAGGCGGTGCTGGCGACGCGGCGGGCGGCGTTCCCGTTGCGGGGGCTGCTGACCTGA
- a CDS encoding lysophospholipid acyltransferase family protein translates to MADAKVIPFDDDRSRVGGSSRAARRRSSAGVGRAQGPVTAPAVGTAAVSALPGRQDVPRPQEGPGAEGSGAEEPGAERPGRPAPDDGRAGWERRLAGGLAFLRRRVTGEYDVDEFGYDEELTDQVLMSLLRPVYEKYFRVEVKGIENIPSEGGALIVSNHSGTLPLDGLMLQVAVHDNHPADRHLRLLAADLVFMLPVVNELARKAGHTLACSEDAERLLRRGEVVGVMPEGFKGIGKPFGERYKLQRFGRGGFVSTALRAGVPIVPCSIVGAEEIYPMIGNSKTLARLLGFPYFPITPTFPWLGPLGAVPLPTKWTIQFGEPISTSGYPLEAAEDPMLMFNLTDQVREQIQHTLYKLLVQRRSVFF, encoded by the coding sequence ATGGCGGATGCCAAGGTCATTCCGTTCGACGACGACCGTTCGCGGGTGGGTGGTTCGTCGCGCGCCGCGCGGCGCCGGTCCTCGGCGGGCGTCGGCCGGGCCCAGGGGCCCGTGACGGCCCCCGCGGTGGGGACTGCGGCTGTGAGCGCCCTGCCGGGCCGGCAGGACGTCCCGCGGCCGCAGGAGGGGCCCGGGGCCGAGGGGTCCGGGGCCGAGGAGCCCGGGGCCGAGAGGCCCGGGCGGCCCGCGCCGGACGACGGGCGCGCCGGCTGGGAGCGGCGGCTCGCCGGCGGGCTCGCGTTCCTGCGGCGCCGGGTCACCGGCGAGTACGACGTCGACGAGTTCGGGTACGACGAGGAGCTGACCGACCAGGTCCTGATGTCGCTGCTGCGGCCGGTGTACGAGAAGTACTTCCGGGTCGAGGTGAAGGGCATCGAGAACATCCCGTCCGAGGGCGGGGCGCTCATCGTGTCCAACCACTCGGGGACGTTGCCGCTCGACGGGCTGATGCTCCAGGTCGCGGTGCACGACAACCATCCGGCGGACCGGCACCTGCGGCTGCTCGCCGCCGATCTCGTCTTCATGCTGCCGGTGGTGAACGAGCTGGCCCGCAAGGCCGGCCACACGCTGGCCTGTTCGGAGGACGCGGAGCGGCTGCTGCGGCGGGGCGAGGTCGTCGGGGTGATGCCGGAGGGGTTCAAGGGCATCGGGAAGCCCTTTGGGGAGCGGTACAAGCTCCAGCGGTTCGGGCGGGGCGGGTTCGTCTCGACGGCGCTGCGGGCGGGGGTGCCGATCGTGCCGTGCTCGATCGTGGGGGCGGAGGAGATCTACCCGATGATCGGCAACTCGAAGACGCTGGCGCGGCTGCTGGGCTTCCCGTACTTCCCGATCACGCCGACGTTCCCCTGGCTCGGGCCGCTCGGGGCGGTGCCGCTGCCGACGAAGTGGACGATCCAGTTCGGGGAGCCGATCTCCACGAGCGGGTATCCGCTGGAGGCGGCGGAGGACCCGATGCTGATGTTCAACCTGACGGACCAGGTGCGGGAGCAGATCCAGCACACGCTGTACAAGCTGCTGGTGCAGCGGCGCTCGGTGTTCTTCTGA
- a CDS encoding ECF subfamily RNA polymerase sigma factor, BldN family, which yields MYPHVGVDASGLATLRATVANRLRGFVPTAYAVPAFATPAPVGPCYALAERGAAVGRRGNRGATTASTTVRRPTADSDSARMMDLVERAQAGEAEAFGRLYDQYSDTVYRYIYYRVGGRATAEDLTSETFLRALRRISTFTWQGRDFGAWLVTIARNLVADHFKSSRFRLEVTTGEMLDANEVERSPEDSVLESLSNAALLQAVRRLNPQQQECVTLRFLQGLSVAETARVMGKNEGAIKTLQYRAVRTLARLLPDDAR from the coding sequence GTGTACCCACACGTCGGGGTTGACGCCTCGGGCCTGGCTACGCTGCGCGCAACGGTCGCCAACCGCCTGCGCGGCTTCGTCCCCACCGCGTACGCCGTCCCCGCATTCGCCACCCCTGCACCTGTCGGCCCCTGCTACGCCCTGGCCGAACGCGGTGCGGCGGTCGGAAGACGCGGCAACCGCGGCGCGACGACCGCGTCCACCACCGTCCGCCGACCGACCGCCGACAGCGACAGCGCGCGCATGATGGACCTCGTCGAACGCGCGCAGGCCGGCGAGGCCGAGGCCTTCGGCCGCCTCTACGACCAGTACAGCGACACCGTCTACCGCTACATCTACTACCGCGTGGGGGGCAGGGCGACGGCCGAGGACCTCACCAGCGAGACCTTTCTGCGCGCCCTGCGCCGCATCTCCACGTTCACCTGGCAGGGCCGCGACTTCGGCGCCTGGCTCGTCACCATCGCCCGCAACCTGGTCGCCGACCACTTCAAGTCCAGCCGCTTCCGGCTGGAGGTGACCACCGGCGAGATGCTCGACGCCAACGAGGTCGAGCGCAGCCCCGAGGACTCCGTCCTGGAGTCCCTCTCCAACGCCGCACTGCTGCAGGCCGTGCGGCGGCTCAACCCCCAGCAGCAGGAGTGCGTGACCCTGCGCTTCCTGCAGGGCCTCTCGGTCGCCGAGACCGCACGGGTCATGGGCAAGAACGAGGGGGCGATCAAGACCCTGCAGTACCGCGCCGTCCGCACCCTGGCCCGGCTCCTCCCGGACGACGCCCGCTGA
- a CDS encoding HAD-IB family hydrolase translates to MAALGWLTPRRRPATARSVLAGEAAAEAARKTTLSDDDRSPTTEQDAAAQDTAGKAKPAEEPFPVAGDDRAAAFFDLDNTVMQGAALFHFGRGLYKRKFFQRRELTRFAWQQAWFRLAGVEDPDHMQDARDSALSIVKGHRVSELMSIGEEIYDEYMADRIWPGTRALAQAHLDAGQRVWLVTAAPVETATIIARRLGLTGALGTVAESVDGVYTGRLVGEPLHGPAKAEAVRALAAAEDLDLGRCAAYSDSHNDIPMLSLVGHPYAINPDAKLRKHARALDWRLRDYRTGRKAVKVGIPAAAGVGALAGGTAAAVALHRRRR, encoded by the coding sequence ATGGCCGCTCTTGGATGGCTCACCCCCCGTAGGCGCCCCGCGACAGCACGGAGCGTGCTGGCCGGCGAGGCGGCAGCCGAGGCAGCACGGAAAACCACCCTCTCCGACGACGACCGGTCCCCCACCACCGAGCAGGACGCCGCCGCGCAGGACACCGCCGGGAAGGCGAAGCCCGCGGAGGAGCCCTTCCCCGTGGCCGGCGACGACCGGGCCGCCGCCTTCTTCGACCTGGACAACACGGTGATGCAGGGCGCGGCGCTCTTCCACTTCGGCCGCGGCCTGTACAAGCGGAAGTTCTTCCAGCGCCGCGAGCTGACCCGGTTCGCCTGGCAGCAGGCATGGTTCCGGCTGGCCGGCGTCGAGGACCCGGACCACATGCAGGACGCCCGCGACAGCGCCCTGTCCATCGTCAAGGGCCACCGCGTCTCCGAGCTGATGTCCATCGGCGAGGAGATCTACGACGAGTACATGGCCGACCGCATCTGGCCCGGCACCCGGGCCCTCGCCCAGGCCCACCTCGACGCCGGCCAGCGGGTCTGGCTGGTCACCGCCGCCCCGGTGGAGACCGCCACGATCATCGCCCGCCGGCTCGGCCTGACCGGCGCGCTCGGCACGGTCGCCGAATCCGTCGACGGCGTCTACACCGGCCGCCTGGTCGGCGAACCGCTGCACGGCCCCGCGAAGGCCGAGGCCGTACGCGCCCTGGCCGCCGCCGAGGACCTGGACCTGGGGCGGTGCGCGGCGTACAGCGACTCGCACAACGACATCCCGATGCTGTCCCTGGTCGGACACCCGTACGCGATCAACCCCGACGCCAAGCTCCGCAAGCACGCCCGCGCCCTCGACTGGCGCCTGCGGGACTACCGGACGGGCCGCAAGGCGGTCAAGGTCGGCATCCCCGCCGCGGCCGGCGTCGGCGCCCTCGCGGGCGGCACCGCCGCCGCGGTCGCCCTGCACCGCCGCCGCCGCTGA
- a CDS encoding redox-sensing transcriptional repressor Rex: MATGRTHRPATRSRGIPEATVARLPLYLRALTALSERSVPTVSSEELAAAAGVNSAKLRKDFSYLGSYGTRGVGYDVEYLVYQISRELGLTQDWPVVIVGIGNLGAALANYGGFASRGFRVAALIDADPAMAGTPVAGIPVQHADELEQIVRDNGVSIGVISTPAGAAQQVCDRLVAAGVTSILNFAPTVLSVPDGVDVRKVDLSIELQILAFHEQRKAGEEIEGGVQDPVEPSARPVAGSRKGPDGDMPAVMPA, encoded by the coding sequence GTGGCAACTGGCCGAACACACCGACCGGCGACCCGTAGCCGAGGAATTCCCGAGGCCACCGTCGCCCGGCTTCCGCTGTATCTGCGCGCGTTGACCGCGCTCTCCGAGCGCTCGGTCCCCACGGTCTCGTCCGAGGAGCTCGCCGCCGCGGCGGGGGTCAACTCCGCCAAGCTGCGCAAGGACTTCAGCTACCTCGGTTCGTACGGGACGCGCGGTGTCGGCTACGACGTCGAGTATCTCGTGTACCAGATCTCCCGCGAACTCGGGCTCACCCAGGACTGGCCGGTCGTCATCGTCGGCATCGGGAACCTCGGGGCCGCGCTCGCCAACTACGGCGGTTTCGCCTCCCGCGGTTTCCGGGTCGCCGCGCTGATCGACGCCGACCCCGCGATGGCCGGGACGCCGGTCGCCGGCATCCCCGTCCAGCACGCCGACGAGCTGGAGCAGATCGTCCGCGACAACGGCGTCTCGATCGGTGTCATCTCGACCCCGGCCGGTGCCGCGCAGCAGGTCTGCGACCGGCTCGTCGCCGCGGGCGTCACCTCCATCCTCAACTTCGCGCCGACGGTGCTCTCCGTGCCCGACGGCGTCGACGTGCGCAAGGTCGACCTGTCGATCGAACTCCAGATCCTCGCCTTCCACGAGCAGCGCAAGGCCGGCGAGGAGATCGAGGGCGGTGTCCAGGACCCGGTCGAGCCGTCGGCGCGTCCGGTCGCCGGAAGCCGCAAGGGACCTGACGGGGACATGCCCGCCGTGATGCCGGCATGA
- a CDS encoding phosphatase — translation MLSTGALRAHLLAARLAGPVATSREKSLRSYRLFAARDPRVTLGLHPRRGWEEHELLRLMADRCGVSSDPGHVSGPDVIDPERTLAGLDAFAERLAHAAVRRAPVLFGTGHPHRLLGFYAALADAMSAAGCPVLTPAQGRCIDITTRFGVRTFRLDYVRGVAMVREPGARLPGGDTGAHTHSPLPVRVVLDVAAEGRGPLPELVVGDHGWVCGAGQLGIEAIGLADTDDPALFVGEAEGRVAVAVPVDDAVRSAYYRPLTRYVLNRACLSQ, via the coding sequence GTGTTGAGCACCGGAGCGCTGCGTGCGCATCTGCTGGCGGCCCGGCTGGCCGGGCCCGTGGCCACCTCGCGGGAGAAGAGCCTGCGGAGCTATCGGCTCTTCGCGGCCCGGGATCCGCGGGTGACGCTCGGTCTCCATCCCCGTCGGGGATGGGAGGAGCACGAACTTCTTCGTCTGATGGCCGACAGGTGCGGGGTTTCGTCCGATCCCGGGCATGTGTCGGGTCCTGATGTGATCGATCCGGAGCGGACCCTGGCAGGTCTGGACGCCTTCGCGGAGCGGCTCGCGCATGCGGCGGTCCGGCGGGCGCCGGTGCTGTTCGGGACCGGTCATCCGCACCGGCTGCTCGGTTTCTACGCAGCGCTGGCAGACGCCATGTCGGCGGCCGGATGTCCCGTACTCACTCCCGCGCAGGGGCGATGTATCGACATAACGACCCGGTTCGGCGTACGCACGTTCCGCCTCGACTACGTACGGGGAGTCGCGATGGTGCGTGAACCCGGCGCGCGGCTCCCCGGTGGTGACACCGGCGCACACACGCATTCGCCGCTGCCGGTCAGGGTGGTCCTGGACGTGGCGGCGGAGGGGCGCGGGCCGTTGCCGGAGCTGGTGGTCGGGGACCACGGCTGGGTCTGCGGGGCAGGTCAGCTGGGCATCGAGGCGATCGGGCTGGCGGACACGGACGATCCCGCGCTGTTCGTCGGGGAGGCCGAGGGGCGGGTCGCGGTGGCGGTGCCGGTCGACGACGCCGTCCGCTCGGCCTACTACCGGCCGCTCACGCGCTATGTACTCAATCGGGCGTGTCTGTCACAGTAG
- a CDS encoding AURKAIP1/COX24 domain-containing protein: MGSVIKKRRKRMAKKKHRKLLKRTRVQRRNKK, from the coding sequence GTGGGCTCTGTTATCAAGAAGCGGCGCAAGCGGATGGCCAAGAAGAAGCACCGCAAGCTGCTCAAGCGCACGCGCGTTCAGCGTCGCAACAAGAAGTAA
- a CDS encoding glutaredoxin family protein: MSPLLRRTKKKPGQRTVTLVGKPGCHLCDDARRVVREVCEETGASWEEKDITQDEELHRAYWEQIPVVLVDGEQHTFWRVDPARLRGALLS; encoded by the coding sequence ATGAGTCCCTTGTTGCGACGTACGAAGAAGAAGCCCGGGCAGCGGACGGTGACCCTGGTGGGGAAGCCCGGATGCCATCTCTGCGACGACGCGAGGCGGGTGGTGCGCGAGGTGTGCGAGGAGACGGGCGCGTCCTGGGAGGAGAAGGACATCACCCAGGACGAGGAACTGCACCGGGCGTACTGGGAGCAGATCCCGGTGGTCCTGGTCGACGGCGAGCAGCACACGTTCTGGCGGGTGGACCCCGCGAGGCTGCGCGGGGCCCTGCTTTCCTGA
- a CDS encoding helix-turn-helix domain-containing protein, which translates to MAAGSERPLNEVKFLTVAEVASVMRVSKMTVYRLVHSGHLPAIRVGRSFRVPEQAVHEYLRESFVGVESA; encoded by the coding sequence ATGGCTGCTGGCAGCGAGAGGCCTCTCAACGAGGTCAAGTTTCTGACCGTGGCGGAAGTCGCCTCGGTCATGAGAGTGTCGAAGATGACCGTGTACCGCTTGGTGCACAGCGGTCATCTGCCGGCAATTCGGGTGGGCAGGTCCTTCCGGGTGCCGGAGCAAGCGGTTCACGAGTATCTCCGCGAGTCCTTCGTGGGGGTGGAGTCCGCCTGA